Proteins from a genomic interval of Panthera uncia isolate 11264 chromosome C1 unlocalized genomic scaffold, Puncia_PCG_1.0 HiC_scaffold_4, whole genome shotgun sequence:
- the F3 gene encoding tissue factor, producing METLPGPRTPCLEDTVARMLLLGLVLLQVTGASGITDVVAAYNLTWKSTNFKTILEWEPKPINHVYTVQISPRLGNWKSKCFYTTDTECDLTDEIVNNVNQTYLARVFSYPADATDYAGEPQFTNSPEFTPYLETKLGQPMIQSYKQVGTKLNVTVQDAHTLVRMNGTFLSLRDVFGKDLSYILYYWKASSTGKKTAKTNTNEFLIDVDKGESYCFNVQAVIPSRKVNQKSPESLIECTSQEKEMFLVIGMVVLAVIILTIILGVSLYKCRKVRRGRGGKEGSPLNAA from the exons ATGGAGACCCTCCCCGGACCCCGGACTCCCTGCCTCGAGGACACCGTCGCTCGGATGCTCCTGCTTGGCTTGGTCCTCCTGCAGGTGACCGGAGCCTCCG GCATTACAGATGTAGTGGCAGCATATAATTTAACTTGGAAATCAACTAATTTCAAGACAATTTTGGAGTGGGAACCCAAACCCATCAATCATGTCTACACTGTTCAGATAAG cCCCAGATTAGGCAACTGGAAAAGCAAATGCTTCTACACCACAGACACGGAGTGTGACCTCACCGACGAGATCGTGAACAATGTGAATCAGACGTACCTGGCCCGGGTCTTTTCCTACCCAGCTGATGCCACCGATTACGCTGGGGAGCCTCAGTTTACAAACTCCCCAGAGTTCACACCTTACTTAGAGA CAAAGCTCGGACAGCCCATGATTCAGAGTTACAAACAAGTTGGGACAAAACTGAATGTGACCGTACAAGATGCACATACCTTAGTCAGGATGAACGGCACATTCCTAAGCCTCCGGGATGTTTTTGGGAAAGACTTAAGTTACATACTTTATTATTGGAAAGCTTCAAGTACGGGAAAG AAAACAGCCAAGACAAACACTAATGAGTTTTTGATTGATGTGGATAAAGGAGAAAGCTACTGTTTCAATGTTCAAGCAGTGATTCCATCACGGAAAGTAAACCAAAAGAGTCCAGAAAGTCTCATCGAGTGTACTAGCCAAGAGAAAG aaatgttCCTCGTCATTGGAATGGTGGTGCTTGCAGTCATCATCCTGACCATCATCCTGGGGGTGTCCCTGTACAAGTGCAGGAAGGTGCGCAGGGGGCGAGGCGGGAAGGAGGGCTCCCCACTCAATGCTGCATAA